From a single Methylosinus sp. H3A genomic region:
- the glyS gene encoding glycine--tRNA ligase subunit beta → MPDLLLELFSEEIPARMQRQAADDLQRLVCGALAEKGLTYEGAAAHATPRRLALHIAGLPGRQPDVREEKKGPRVGAPEAAIQGFLKSAGLASIDEAKIEKDAKKGEFYVAVIERAGRETIDVLADVLPGIVKSFPWPKSMRWGAASTRLDSLRWVRPLQSILATFGPEMETPDIVRFSVDGIESGNIAHGHRFLAPASFPVKRFDDYVPALEKAKVVLDGARRRDIVLHDARNLAMAQGLELVEDAALLEEVAGLVEWPVTLMGAFDESFLSIPPEVIRATIRVNQKCFVLKRHDGGLANRFILVSNIDASDGGATIVGGNQRVIAARLSDAKFFYETDLKTPLGERLPKLDNIVFHEKLGTQGERVKRIEALARELAPIVGADPDKAARAATLAKADLVTEMVGEFPELQGLMGRYYAAAQGEDAEVAAALEEHYKPQGPNDRIPTSPVSIAVALADKIDTLVGFWAIDEKPTGSKDPYALRRAALGVIRIALENGLRLPLREAFAAAQWPVWLAARTPLRELVTSEVNRVASDLSPNGAATLSADAEAHLRRDIEKQLHAVGREAGAEAPSPAAEIFLRETLPPLLAANAADLLAFFIDRLKVYLRDRGARYDLIDAALGASASAQSREGSAQMPDDLLTITRKVEALGKFLDTDDGKNLLAGFRRAANILKIEEKKDGAGAYEEPHHPNLRMELPEHKLAAAIKRAREETSERLDAENFEGAMQALSKLREPVDSFFDAVTVNCDDAKVRLNRLRLLAELREAMLQVADFSKVA, encoded by the coding sequence ATGCCCGACCTTCTCCTCGAACTCTTCAGCGAAGAAATCCCCGCCCGCATGCAGCGTCAGGCGGCCGATGATCTGCAGCGGCTCGTCTGCGGCGCGCTCGCAGAAAAGGGGCTGACCTATGAGGGAGCGGCCGCTCATGCGACGCCGCGCCGGCTCGCGCTGCATATCGCCGGCCTGCCCGGCCGCCAGCCGGATGTGCGCGAGGAGAAGAAGGGTCCGCGCGTCGGCGCGCCGGAGGCCGCCATTCAGGGCTTTCTGAAGAGCGCCGGCCTCGCGTCGATCGACGAGGCGAAGATCGAGAAAGACGCCAAAAAGGGCGAGTTCTACGTCGCCGTCATCGAGCGCGCCGGACGCGAGACGATCGACGTGCTGGCGGACGTGCTGCCGGGGATCGTGAAGAGCTTCCCCTGGCCGAAATCCATGCGCTGGGGCGCGGCCTCCACGCGGCTCGATTCGCTGCGCTGGGTGCGCCCGCTGCAATCGATCCTCGCCACCTTCGGCCCGGAGATGGAAACGCCGGACATCGTGCGCTTCTCCGTCGACGGAATCGAGAGCGGCAATATCGCCCATGGCCATCGCTTCCTCGCGCCGGCGAGCTTTCCGGTGAAGCGCTTCGACGATTACGTTCCCGCGCTCGAGAAGGCGAAAGTCGTGCTCGACGGCGCGCGGCGGCGCGACATCGTGCTGCATGACGCGCGCAATCTCGCCATGGCGCAGGGGCTGGAGCTGGTCGAGGACGCGGCGCTGCTCGAGGAGGTCGCGGGCCTCGTCGAATGGCCGGTCACGCTGATGGGCGCTTTCGACGAGAGCTTTCTCTCCATTCCGCCGGAGGTCATTCGCGCGACGATCCGCGTCAATCAGAAATGCTTCGTGCTGAAGCGCCATGACGGCGGCCTCGCCAATCGCTTCATCCTCGTCTCCAACATAGACGCGAGCGACGGCGGCGCGACGATCGTCGGCGGCAATCAGCGCGTCATCGCCGCGCGTCTGTCGGACGCCAAATTCTTCTATGAGACGGACCTCAAGACGCCGCTCGGCGAGCGTCTGCCCAAGCTCGACAATATCGTGTTTCACGAGAAGCTCGGAACGCAGGGCGAGCGCGTGAAGCGCATCGAGGCGCTGGCGCGCGAGCTCGCGCCCATCGTCGGCGCCGATCCCGACAAGGCCGCGCGGGCAGCGACGCTCGCCAAGGCCGATCTCGTCACCGAAATGGTCGGCGAATTCCCCGAGCTGCAAGGGCTGATGGGCCGCTATTACGCCGCCGCGCAGGGCGAGGACGCCGAGGTCGCCGCGGCGCTGGAGGAGCATTACAAGCCGCAGGGGCCGAACGACCGCATTCCGACGTCTCCGGTCTCGATCGCTGTCGCGCTCGCCGACAAGATCGACACGCTCGTCGGCTTTTGGGCGATCGACGAAAAGCCGACCGGGAGCAAGGATCCTTATGCGCTGCGACGCGCGGCGCTGGGCGTGATCCGCATCGCGCTCGAGAATGGGCTGCGGCTGCCGCTGCGCGAAGCTTTCGCCGCCGCGCAATGGCCGGTCTGGCTCGCGGCGCGCACGCCGCTGCGCGAGCTGGTGACGAGCGAGGTCAATCGCGTGGCCTCGGACCTCTCGCCCAATGGCGCAGCGACCCTCTCGGCCGACGCCGAGGCGCATCTGCGCCGCGACATAGAGAAGCAGCTTCACGCCGTCGGCAGAGAGGCGGGCGCCGAGGCGCCCTCGCCTGCCGCCGAGATTTTCTTGCGCGAGACGCTGCCGCCTCTGCTGGCCGCCAATGCGGCCGACCTCCTCGCCTTCTTCATCGATCGCCTGAAGGTCTACCTTCGCGATCGCGGCGCACGATATGACCTGATCGACGCGGCGCTCGGGGCCTCGGCCTCGGCGCAGTCTCGAGAAGGGAGCGCGCAAATGCCGGACGATCTCCTCACCATCACGCGCAAGGTCGAGGCTCTGGGCAAATTCCTCGACACCGACGACGGCAAGAATCTGCTCGCCGGCTTTCGCCGCGCCGCCAATATTCTCAAGATCGAGGAGAAAAAGGACGGCGCCGGCGCCTATGAGGAGCCGCATCACCCCAATCTGCGCATGGAGCTGCCCGAACATAAGCTCGCCGCCGCCATCAAGCGCGCGCGGGAGGAGACCTCCGAGCGGCTGGACGCCGAGAATTTCGAGGGCGCGATGCAGGCGCTGTCGAAGCTGCGCGAGCCGGTCGACTCTTTCTTCGACGCGGTGACGGTCAATTGCGACGATGCGAAAGTGCGGCTCAATCGGCTGCGCCTGCTCGCCGAGCTGCGCGAGGCGATGCTGCAGGTCGCAGATTTCTCGAAAGTGGCGTGA
- the gshB gene encoding glutathione synthase: MIDVAVQMDPLEKINFAGDSTFALMLEAQRRGHRLWHYTPDKLSLGAGRLSAPAREIAVFDDSARYYELGEERVLDLASVDVVLLRQDPPFDLAYITSTHFLEKIQSRTLVVNDPSAVRNAPEKLFVMEFADLMPPTLLTRDKAAIDAFRAEHGEVVMKPLYGHGGASVFKVAEVDPNFGSLFDLFSATFREPWVVQRFLPAVSEGDKRILLVDGEPLGAVNRIPAENDIRSNMVRGGAAAATALTEREREICARLGPALRARGLLFVGIDVIDGNLTEINVTSPTGLRALARLGGPDLAAPIFDAIEGKLAKLRANG, translated from the coding sequence ATGATCGACGTCGCGGTCCAGATGGACCCCCTGGAAAAAATCAATTTCGCCGGCGATTCGACCTTCGCGCTGATGCTCGAGGCGCAGAGGCGCGGCCATCGCCTGTGGCACTACACGCCCGACAAACTGTCGCTCGGGGCCGGCCGGCTGAGCGCGCCGGCGCGGGAGATCGCCGTCTTCGACGATAGCGCGCGCTATTACGAGCTCGGCGAGGAGCGCGTCCTCGATCTCGCGAGCGTCGACGTCGTGCTGCTGCGCCAAGACCCGCCCTTCGACCTCGCCTATATCACCTCGACGCATTTTCTGGAGAAGATCCAGTCGCGCACGCTCGTCGTCAATGATCCTTCCGCCGTGCGCAACGCGCCGGAAAAGCTCTTCGTCATGGAGTTCGCCGACCTCATGCCGCCGACGCTGCTGACGCGCGACAAAGCCGCGATCGACGCGTTTCGCGCCGAGCATGGCGAGGTCGTCATGAAGCCGCTCTACGGCCATGGCGGGGCGAGCGTGTTCAAAGTGGCGGAAGTCGATCCCAATTTCGGCTCGCTGTTCGATCTCTTTTCCGCGACCTTCCGCGAGCCCTGGGTCGTGCAGCGCTTTCTCCCCGCCGTCAGCGAAGGCGACAAGCGCATATTGCTCGTCGACGGCGAACCGCTGGGCGCGGTGAACCGCATCCCCGCCGAAAACGACATTCGCTCCAATATGGTGCGCGGCGGCGCGGCCGCGGCGACGGCGCTGACCGAGCGCGAGCGCGAGATCTGCGCGCGGCTCGGGCCGGCGCTCCGGGCGCGCGGCCTGTTGTTCGTCGGCATAGACGTCATCGACGGCAATCTCACCGAGATCAATGTGACCTCGCCGACCGGCTTGCGAGCGCTCGCCCGGCTCGGCGGCCCGGACCTCGCCGCGCCGATCTTCGACGCGATCGAGGGCAAGCTCGCGAAGCTGCGCGCGAATGGCTGA
- a CDS encoding penicillin-binding protein activator — MVTSRLDRFRLRGAAASARLLCAFASAVVLCACNPTAGPGVPGARDLRLSAPLGPVEVGQLTEGEQIGNGATRIALIVPLSQASGPSQVGASLLNAAKLAFADSGANDVTILVKDDHSSPAGAAQATQNALNEGAEIVIGPVFAGGVKEAARLARGAGKPIIAFSTDSSVAGKGVYLLSFLVESYVERIVDFAAQRGKKSIAALVPENDYGTVALAQFQQSAANHGMRVLTIERYKPGAVQPSVQRIAQAAEQIDALFIPEQAEAMAAVSQELQAAHIDTKRIQVLGTGLWNDARVLKLPALQGAWFVAPENAGFNTLAQRYRAKFNTDPARIATLAYDAVSLAIALSRSQGSQRYSENVLVNPSGFNGADGVFRFKADGMNERGLSVLEISGGAAKVLSPAPRTFTGNGA, encoded by the coding sequence TTGGTCACGAGTCGGCTTGACAGGTTTCGGCTACGCGGCGCGGCGGCGTCGGCGCGGCTTCTCTGCGCCTTTGCTTCGGCCGTTGTTCTCTGCGCCTGCAATCCGACGGCGGGCCCCGGCGTGCCCGGCGCGCGCGACCTGCGCCTGTCCGCGCCGCTCGGCCCGGTGGAGGTCGGCCAGCTGACCGAGGGCGAGCAGATCGGCAATGGCGCGACGCGCATCGCGCTCATCGTGCCGCTCTCCCAGGCCTCCGGTCCGAGCCAGGTGGGCGCCTCGCTGCTGAACGCCGCCAAGCTCGCCTTCGCCGACAGCGGCGCGAATGACGTGACCATTCTGGTGAAGGACGATCATTCCTCGCCGGCGGGCGCCGCTCAGGCGACTCAGAATGCGCTCAACGAGGGCGCGGAGATCGTCATCGGCCCGGTCTTCGCCGGCGGCGTGAAGGAGGCGGCGCGTCTCGCGCGCGGCGCGGGCAAACCGATCATCGCCTTTTCGACCGATTCCTCGGTCGCCGGCAAGGGCGTCTATCTGCTCTCCTTCCTCGTCGAGAGCTATGTCGAGCGCATCGTCGACTTCGCCGCGCAGCGCGGCAAGAAGTCGATCGCCGCTCTGGTGCCCGAGAACGATTACGGCACGGTGGCGCTGGCGCAATTCCAGCAGAGCGCGGCCAATCACGGAATGCGCGTGCTGACGATCGAGCGCTACAAGCCCGGCGCCGTGCAGCCCTCGGTGCAGCGCATCGCCCAGGCCGCCGAGCAGATCGACGCGCTGTTCATCCCCGAGCAGGCCGAGGCCATGGCCGCCGTCTCGCAGGAATTGCAGGCGGCGCATATCGACACCAAGCGCATTCAGGTGCTCGGCACCGGCCTTTGGAACGACGCCCGCGTGCTGAAGCTGCCGGCGCTGCAGGGCGCCTGGTTCGTCGCGCCGGAGAACGCCGGCTTCAACACGCTCGCCCAGCGCTACCGCGCCAAGTTCAACACCGATCCGGCGCGCATCGCGACGCTCGCCTATGACGCCGTGTCGCTGGCCATCGCTTTGTCGCGCAGCCAGGGCTCGCAGCGCTATTCGGAGAATGTGCTGGTCAATCCATCGGGCTTCAACGGCGCCGATGGCGTGTTCCGCTTCAAGGCCGACGGCATGAACGAGCGCGGCCTCTCGGTGCTGGAGATTTCCGGCGGAGCGGCGAAAGTGCTGTCGCCGGCGCCGCGCACCTTCACGGGGAATGGGGCGTAA
- the rsmI gene encoding 16S rRNA (cytidine(1402)-2'-O)-methyltransferase — MSEDRVTTAPAAYTAFGLRAEAEKIAPGLHLVATPIGNLKDISFRALSTLAAADAVVAEDTRVTKTLLAHYGISTPLVAYHEHNAHVMRPHLIARLESGAALALVSDAGTPLVSDPGYKLVAEALERGVKVTSVPGPSAVLAALVVAGLPTDRFFFEGFLPHKGGPRRARLAELARIPGTLVFFESPKRVAETLEDAAAVLGPRDAAIARELTKIYESVRRGRLDELAAALREEEPPRGEIVVLVAPPGANAEATSEAELDAKLEEALAAHSLKDAASVVSASTGRPRREVYARAIKLAAGRTE, encoded by the coding sequence ATGAGCGAAGACAGAGTGACGACGGCGCCGGCGGCCTATACCGCTTTCGGCCTGCGGGCGGAGGCGGAAAAAATCGCGCCGGGACTGCATCTCGTCGCGACGCCGATCGGCAATTTGAAGGACATTTCCTTCCGCGCGCTGTCGACGCTGGCGGCGGCCGACGCCGTGGTGGCAGAGGACACGCGCGTCACCAAGACGCTGCTCGCCCATTATGGGATTTCGACGCCGCTGGTCGCCTATCACGAGCACAACGCCCATGTGATGCGGCCGCATCTCATCGCGCGGCTGGAGTCCGGGGCGGCGCTGGCGCTAGTCTCCGACGCCGGCACGCCTCTGGTCTCGGACCCCGGCTATAAGCTCGTCGCCGAGGCGCTGGAGCGCGGCGTGAAGGTCACCTCCGTTCCGGGGCCGTCCGCGGTGCTGGCCGCGCTGGTCGTCGCCGGCCTGCCGACCGACCGCTTCTTCTTCGAGGGTTTTCTGCCGCATAAGGGCGGGCCGCGGCGCGCGCGGCTCGCCGAGCTGGCGCGCATCCCCGGCACGCTGGTCTTTTTCGAATCGCCCAAGCGCGTCGCCGAGACGCTGGAGGACGCGGCCGCCGTGCTCGGCCCCCGCGACGCGGCGATCGCCCGCGAGCTGACCAAAATCTACGAATCGGTGCGGCGCGGCAGGCTCGACGAGCTCGCGGCGGCGCTGCGCGAGGAGGAGCCGCCCAGAGGCGAGATCGTGGTGCTGGTCGCCCCGCCCGGCGCGAACGCCGAGGCGACCAGCGAGGCCGAGCTCGACGCCAAGCTCGAGGAGGCGCTCGCCGCCCATTCGCTGAAGGATGCGGCCAGCGTCGTCTCCGCCTCGACGGGACGGCCGCGCCGCGAGGTCTATGCGCGGGCGATAAAACTGGCGGCCGGGCGGACCGAGTGA
- a CDS encoding methyl-accepting chemotaxis protein, which produces MRFTSIGAGLALRQFLFLALLLLMGATAYVSVANVRDLTAAAADPANAARAAQLAVTANQAAATLSLELLLGTLAAAFLVVGVSIPTIHRTIAAPIKTIARQMADLAAGDTTIVVRGAERGDEIGAISKALIVLRDAVRANNEMAAEIRARDDREQRLRREAAIHEQVEHYSHELSATTAALGELTKKMAGASEEMIVQERRAREDTDFARTASLQAAADVASVATASEQLLEAIGEISRQAVESTTVVRQAVQETNGSSAEMLRLSAAANRVGDVVSLISRIAAQTNLLALNATIEAARAGEAGRGFAVVAQEVKSLATQTGKATQEIADQIAEIQAATNLSVSSIDKIKNKIAEVEHISAIITSAVHEQDAATKDITRSVRSAADSASAMSQHVSQVASAMAMTGAGAESIVTLAREIDHMARRTQAHTEELAQSLAS; this is translated from the coding sequence ATGCGGTTCACCTCGATCGGCGCCGGCCTCGCGCTCAGGCAGTTCCTCTTTCTGGCTCTGCTGCTGCTCATGGGAGCGACGGCCTATGTCTCGGTCGCCAATGTCCGCGACCTGACCGCCGCCGCTGCCGATCCGGCCAACGCCGCGCGCGCGGCGCAGCTCGCCGTGACCGCGAATCAGGCGGCGGCGACGCTCTCGCTGGAGCTGCTGCTCGGCACTCTGGCCGCCGCCTTTCTGGTGGTGGGCGTCTCCATCCCGACCATTCACCGCACCATCGCCGCGCCGATCAAGACGATCGCCCGCCAAATGGCCGATCTCGCCGCCGGCGACACCACCATCGTCGTGCGCGGCGCCGAGCGCGGAGATGAGATCGGCGCGATCTCCAAGGCTCTGATCGTGCTCAGAGACGCGGTGCGCGCCAATAATGAGATGGCCGCCGAGATCAGAGCCCGCGACGATCGCGAGCAGCGGCTGCGCCGCGAGGCCGCCATTCACGAGCAGGTCGAGCATTATTCCCATGAACTTTCGGCGACGACCGCGGCGCTCGGCGAGCTGACGAAAAAAATGGCCGGCGCTTCGGAGGAGATGATCGTGCAGGAACGGCGCGCCCGCGAGGATACGGATTTCGCCCGCACCGCCTCGTTGCAGGCGGCCGCGGATGTCGCCTCCGTGGCCACGGCCTCGGAGCAATTGCTGGAGGCGATCGGCGAGATCAGCCGACAGGCGGTCGAATCGACCACTGTGGTGCGTCAGGCCGTGCAGGAGACCAATGGCTCCAGCGCGGAAATGCTGCGCCTCTCGGCCGCCGCCAATCGCGTCGGCGATGTGGTGAGCCTCATCTCGCGCATCGCCGCGCAGACCAATCTTCTGGCGCTCAACGCCACGATCGAGGCGGCGCGCGCCGGCGAAGCGGGCCGCGGCTTCGCCGTGGTGGCGCAGGAGGTCAAGAGCCTCGCCACCCAGACCGGCAAGGCGACGCAGGAGATCGCCGATCAGATCGCCGAGATTCAGGCGGCGACCAATCTCTCCGTCTCCTCCATCGACAAGATCAAGAACAAGATCGCGGAAGTAGAGCATATTTCGGCGATCATCACCTCCGCCGTGCATGAGCAGGACGCCGCCACCAAGGACATCACCCGCAGCGTGCGCTCGGCCGCCGACAGCGCCTCGGCCATGTCGCAGCACGTCTCTCAAGTGGCGAGCGCCATGGCGATGACGGGCGCCGGCGCCGAGTCGATCGTCACTCTGGCGCGCGAGATCGACCATATGGCCCGCCGCACCCAGGCGCATACCGAAGAGCTGGCGCAGAGCCTCGCGAGCTGA
- the grpE gene encoding nucleotide exchange factor GrpE: MSDDKKKETPEEARIRQAQAGEADASALAQPGAESDIAEPEPFTELGNLHAEVASLKDKLLRTLADMENLRRRTDKEIADAKTYGVANFAREMLPLADNLRRAVDSVPAPAREGLEQSILTLIEGVELTERDFVSRLARFGVKKIEAQGQRFDPNQHEALFEIPDESVPNGTVAQVVEPGYLIGERVLRPAKVGIARGGPKA, translated from the coding sequence ATGAGCGACGATAAGAAAAAGGAAACTCCCGAGGAGGCCCGCATCCGTCAGGCGCAGGCCGGCGAGGCCGACGCCTCCGCTCTGGCGCAGCCGGGGGCGGAATCCGACATTGCCGAGCCCGAGCCCTTCACCGAGCTCGGCAATCTCCACGCCGAGGTCGCCAGCTTGAAGGACAAGCTGCTGCGCACGCTCGCCGATATGGAGAATCTGCGGCGACGGACCGACAAGGAGATCGCCGACGCCAAGACCTATGGGGTCGCCAATTTCGCCCGTGAAATGCTGCCCTTGGCGGATAATCTGCGCCGCGCGGTCGACAGCGTGCCGGCGCCGGCGCGCGAAGGCCTCGAGCAGAGCATTCTCACGCTGATCGAGGGCGTGGAGCTCACCGAGCGCGACTTCGTCTCCCGCCTCGCGCGCTTCGGCGTCAAGAAGATCGAGGCGCAGGGCCAGCGCTTCGACCCCAATCAGCACGAGGCGCTGTTCGAGATACCGGACGAGAGCGTGCCCAATGGCACGGTCGCGCAAGTGGTCGAGCCCGGCTATCTGATCGGCGAGCGCGTGCTGCGCCCGGCCAAGGTCGGCATCGCGCGGGGCGGGCCGAAGGCCTGA
- a CDS encoding YraN family protein, giving the protein MSQADARRARHRGGLRAETLAALWLRAKFYTILDRRYRIRGGEIDIVARRGRTIAFVEVKARASLEEAMISITEEKRRRISRAASKWLASNPWAADHALRGDAVYIAPRRLPLHMEAAMELDLG; this is encoded by the coding sequence GTGAGCCAGGCGGACGCGCGGCGCGCGCGCCATCGCGGCGGGCTGCGCGCCGAAACGCTCGCGGCGCTGTGGCTGAGAGCCAAATTCTATACGATCCTCGATCGCCGCTATCGCATTCGCGGCGGCGAGATCGACATTGTCGCGCGGCGCGGGCGGACCATCGCTTTCGTGGAAGTGAAGGCGCGCGCGAGCCTCGAAGAGGCGATGATTTCGATCACCGAGGAGAAGCGGCGGCGCATTTCCCGCGCGGCGTCGAAATGGCTGGCGTCCAATCCCTGGGCTGCGGATCATGCGCTGCGCGGCGATGCGGTCTATATCGCGCCGCGGCGATTGCCGCTGCATATGGAGGCGGCGATGGAATTGGATTTGGGCTGA
- a CDS encoding [protein-PII] uridylyltransferase, which produces MAEARAAGALRASRDVPTLARPAEPSAQGARAALGEKIVAVSAGSKPGEPPRAAVVEILRAALAEGHETAHAYLDAGGKGLACARYLSDLEDEIIGAIYDYVVRFVYVADNPTFGERLTVVAVGGYGRGTLAPGSDIDLLFLLPYKQTPWGESVVEAILYMLWDLRQKVGHSSRSVAECLRQARADVTIRTTILEARFILGNVELFHELLESFDREIMRVDARAFVAAKLAERDQRVSRAGSSRYLVEPNVKEGKGGLRDLHTLFWIAKYVYRVREPEELVAAGLFTRSELTLFQRCEEFLWRVRCQLHFSTGRAEERLSFDLQPMLAAKFGYHDRAGLSRTERFMKHYFLVAKDVGDLTAIVCAALEAREAKPPAMLDRVLGRLRRRARKMPPDNFIVEHDRVNVAAEDVFRRDPVNIIRLFWTADRYGLAIHPDAVRAVTRSLRLIDSDLRANKEANRLFLDILLSHNTTETVLRRMNEVGVLGRFIPEFGRIVAMMQFNMYHHYTVDEHLLRAVGALAALESGRGPKQAALANDILPTISNRKALYLGLLLHDIAKGRKEDHSQAGADIAYSLCPRLGLDAAETGAVAWLVQHHLLMSSIAQSRDLSDRRTIENFAGIVQTMERLKMLLVLTMCDIHAVGPGVLDAWKAQLLNVLYWETEVVLGGGHSAADRKSRVAQAKEELRAALSDWSEADFTAYAQRHYSAYWLKADLARKVRHARLLRDLNDSKTPLATTVDLDTKSGAVELTVIAQDHRRLLSIIAGACAASGANIVDAHIFTTADGLALDTIFFSRAFPLDDDELRRARRVADFIEKALRGEIAISEAVAARSAQRAATTAFDIAPDIVIDNSFANMATVIEVSGLDRVGLLFDLTNAISNLNLNIGSAHIVTFGERAVDAFYVTDLTGGKIVSPSRQAAIKRQLLDVFALRVRKSTGAGASVAPT; this is translated from the coding sequence ATGGCTGAGGCGCGCGCCGCCGGCGCGCTGCGCGCGTCCCGTGACGTCCCCACGCTCGCGCGGCCCGCGGAGCCGAGCGCGCAGGGCGCGCGCGCGGCGCTCGGCGAAAAAATCGTCGCGGTGAGCGCGGGCTCCAAGCCCGGCGAGCCGCCGCGCGCCGCGGTGGTCGAAATCCTGCGCGCCGCGCTGGCGGAGGGTCACGAGACGGCGCACGCCTATCTCGACGCCGGCGGCAAAGGGCTGGCCTGCGCGCGCTATCTCTCCGATCTCGAGGACGAGATCATCGGCGCGATCTACGATTATGTCGTCCGCTTCGTCTATGTCGCCGATAATCCGACCTTCGGCGAGCGACTGACCGTCGTCGCCGTCGGCGGCTATGGGCGCGGCACGCTCGCGCCGGGCTCCGACATCGATCTCTTGTTCCTGCTTCCCTATAAGCAGACCCCATGGGGCGAGAGCGTCGTCGAGGCGATCCTCTATATGCTCTGGGATCTGCGCCAGAAGGTCGGACATTCGAGCCGCTCGGTCGCCGAATGCCTGCGCCAGGCGCGCGCCGACGTCACCATCCGCACGACCATTCTCGAGGCGCGTTTCATTCTCGGCAATGTAGAGCTCTTTCACGAATTGCTCGAGAGTTTCGATCGCGAGATCATGCGCGTCGACGCGCGCGCCTTCGTCGCCGCCAAGCTCGCCGAGCGCGACCAGCGCGTCTCGCGCGCGGGCTCGTCGCGCTATCTCGTCGAGCCCAATGTGAAAGAGGGCAAGGGCGGCCTGCGCGATCTGCACACTCTGTTCTGGATCGCCAAATATGTCTATCGCGTGCGCGAGCCGGAGGAGCTCGTCGCCGCCGGACTGTTTACACGCAGCGAGCTGACCTTGTTCCAGCGCTGCGAGGAATTTCTGTGGCGCGTGCGCTGCCAGCTGCATTTTTCGACGGGCCGCGCCGAGGAGCGTCTGTCCTTCGATCTGCAGCCCATGCTCGCCGCGAAATTCGGCTATCACGACCGCGCCGGCCTCTCGCGCACCGAACGCTTCATGAAGCATTATTTTCTCGTCGCCAAAGACGTCGGCGATCTCACCGCCATCGTCTGCGCGGCGCTCGAGGCGCGCGAGGCCAAGCCGCCGGCGATGCTCGACCGCGTGCTCGGCCGGCTGCGGCGCCGCGCGCGCAAAATGCCGCCGGACAATTTCATTGTCGAGCACGACCGCGTCAATGTCGCCGCCGAAGATGTCTTCCGCCGCGATCCGGTGAATATCATCCGCCTGTTCTGGACCGCCGATCGCTATGGGCTCGCGATCCATCCGGACGCCGTGCGCGCCGTCACGCGCTCGCTGCGGCTCATCGATTCCGATCTGCGCGCCAACAAAGAAGCGAACCGTCTGTTCCTCGACATTCTGCTGTCGCACAATACGACGGAGACGGTGCTGCGACGCATGAATGAAGTGGGCGTGCTCGGACGCTTCATCCCGGAGTTCGGCCGCATCGTCGCGATGATGCAATTCAACATGTATCATCACTACACTGTCGATGAGCATTTGTTGCGCGCGGTCGGCGCGCTGGCGGCGCTCGAATCGGGCCGCGGGCCGAAACAAGCGGCGCTGGCGAACGACATTCTGCCGACGATCTCCAATCGCAAGGCGCTCTATCTCGGCCTGCTGCTGCACGATATCGCCAAGGGCCGCAAGGAGGATCACTCGCAGGCCGGCGCCGATATCGCGTATTCGCTGTGCCCGCGTCTGGGCCTCGACGCCGCGGAGACCGGCGCCGTCGCCTGGCTGGTGCAGCATCATCTGCTGATGTCGAGCATAGCGCAGAGCCGCGATCTCTCCGACCGCCGCACGATCGAGAATTTCGCCGGAATCGTGCAGACGATGGAGCGGCTCAAAATGCTGCTCGTGCTGACCATGTGCGACATTCACGCCGTCGGCCCCGGCGTGCTCGACGCCTGGAAGGCGCAGCTGCTCAACGTGCTCTATTGGGAGACGGAAGTGGTGCTCGGCGGCGGCCATTCGGCGGCCGATCGCAAGAGCAGAGTCGCCCAAGCGAAGGAGGAGCTGCGCGCCGCGCTCTCCGATTGGAGCGAAGCGGATTTCACGGCCTATGCGCAGCGCCATTATTCCGCCTATTGGCTGAAGGCGGACCTCGCCCGCAAGGTGCGCCATGCGCGCCTGTTGCGCGACCTCAACGATTCGAAGACGCCGCTCGCCACCACTGTCGATCTCGACACCAAGAGCGGCGCGGTGGAGCTCACCGTCATCGCGCAGGATCATCGGCGGCTGTTGTCGATCATCGCCGGCGCCTGCGCGGCGAGCGGCGCCAACATCGTCGACGCCCATATCTTCACCACGGCGGACGGGCTCGCGCTGGACACGATCTTCTTCTCGCGCGCCTTTCCGCTGGACGACGACGAATTGCGCCGGGCGCGCCGCGTCGCCGACTTCATCGAGAAAGCGCTGCGCGGCGAGATCGCCATTTCGGAGGCGGTCGCCGCGCGCAGCGCGCAACGCGCCGCGACGACGGCCTTCGACATCGCGCCCGACATCGTCATCGACAACAGCTTCGCCAATATGGCGACCGTCATCGAGGTCTCCGGCCTCGACCGCGTCGGACTGCTCTTCGATTTGACCAACGCCATCTCCAATCTCAATCTCAACATCGGCTCCGCTCATATCGTGACCTTCGGCGAGCGGGCCGTGGACGCTTTCTATGTGACCGATCTGACCGGCGGGAAAATCGTCTCGCCTTCGCGTCAGGCGGCGATCAAGCGCCAATTGCTGGACGTCTTCGCGCTGCGGGTGCGAAAATCGACCGGCGCGGGCGCGAGCGTCGCCCCGACTTGA